Below is a genomic region from Persicimonas caeni.
GTCCAGCTGGCGATACGCCGCGGCTCTAGGGAGTTGTCGGGTAGGATTCCTGCCATCAGACTCTTTCCTTGGAGGTGTTCACGGAGGAGCGGACGTGCTCGACGTCATCGAACGCCACCCGCTCCCGTCCAATCTCTTGGTACGTCTCGTGGCCTTTGCCCGCGATCAGCACCACGTCGTCGCGGCCGGTGGCCGGCAGAATTCTGCGAATCGCCTCGGCGCGGTCGGGCTCGACCCAGACCCCAGTCGTTGCTCGGGCGAGGTCGCCAAGCTCGATCCTGGGGGCGTCGCCCACCCCTTCGAGGATCTGCGAAATGATCGTCTCGGGCTCTTCGGTACGCGGGTTGTCGGAGGTCACGACCACCAGGTCGGCGCCATCGACGGCATTTCGGCCCATGGGCGCACGCTTGTCGCGGTCACGATCGCCGCCGCAGCCAAAGACGACCATCAGCCGCCCGCGGCAAAGGGGTCGCAGAGTTGCCAAGGCACGCTCGAGGGCGTCGGGAGTGTGCGCATAGTCGACAAAGACCGTCGGTTGCCCGTCGTGCTCGACGCGCTGCATACGGCCGGGCACATGGCCGAGCGCCCCGAAGCCGGCTGTAATCTCGTCGGGAGTCAAGCCCACAGTACGCGCTGCAACCGCGGCGGCCAGCGCATTCGATACGTTGAAATCACCCAGCAGCGGGATTTCTACCGCAAACTGCTCGTGGGGCCCGCAGATTAAAAAACGCGAACCTTCCAAGCGCTGCTCGACCTCCCGAGCCTGCCAATCGACGCCATCCGAAAGTCCAAAGGTGACTGTCTGCACGCCCTGCTCACGCGACCTGTCGGCGAACCATTTCCCGTGCTCGTCGTCCATATTGACGATGGCCGTCGGGCTCTTGCCCGAGCGCGCGGAAGCCGGAAGAAGTTCGTCGAATAGGCGGACTTTCGCTCGCCGGTAGGCGTCCATGTCGCCGTGAAAGTCGAGGTGGTCTTGGGTCAGATTCGTAAAGATCGCGGCGTCGAAGCGCGTCCCGCGAAGCCGATGCGTCGACAGGCCGTGGCTCGACACCTCCATGGCCACGTGGGTGACGCGGGCCTCGCGCATGCGCGCCAGGAGCTTCTGGACGACCAAGCTTTCGGGAGTGGTGTTGACCGCCGGCTCCTCGTGCTCGCCCCATCGGTAGCCGATCGTGCCGATGAGCCCACTCCTTCGGCCGGCCGCCAAGAAGAGCGACTCGAGCATCCAGGTTGTGGTGGTCTTGCCGTTGGTCCCGGTGACACCCACGAGGCTCAACGCCGAGGAGGGGTGTTCGTAGAAGGCCGCGCCGACCGCACCGAGTGTGGCCCGGGTGTTGTTGGAGGTGAGCACGGGGCAGTCGACCTCGAACGGAAGCCGGTCGCGGTCGACGAGGACCCCGGCGGCGCCGGCATCAGCTGCTGCCTCGACAAAACGATGACCGTCGACGTTCGCGCCGCGAAGCGCCACAAAGAGCGTGCCCGGCCCGACCTCGCGCGAGTCGAATGCCACGTCGCACACGTCGACGTCGTCGGCTCGCCCGCTCGCGAGCTCGATCTCGTCGATCTGTTCGAGAAGTGAGGAGAGTTTCATCGAGTGCCCTAGCATGCGGCCGTGCGTTGACGTTCGCGTTTTACAACGGCGAACAAATCCGGATTTATTGCACCTCCTGCGCCAATTGCACAGGAATTGCACTTACTTGACCGAGCCGGCCGCCGGTTCGTCGGAGAAGAGCGCGCCGCGGGTGGCGGGCGACAGAACCAGCGTCAGCCGCGTCTGTTCACCGATGGGTTGGCCCGGGGCGGGCTCTTGGGAGACCACCCTGCCCCACCCGTCGATCTGGGGCAACACGCCGATGCGGCGAGCCTTGGCCAACGCCTGACGCAGGGTCAATCCGCGAA
It encodes:
- a CDS encoding UDP-N-acetylmuramoyl-L-alanyl-D-glutamate--2,6-diaminopimelate ligase; this translates as MKLSSLLEQIDEIELASGRADDVDVCDVAFDSREVGPGTLFVALRGANVDGHRFVEAAADAGAAGVLVDRDRLPFEVDCPVLTSNNTRATLGAVGAAFYEHPSSALSLVGVTGTNGKTTTTWMLESLFLAAGRRSGLIGTIGYRWGEHEEPAVNTTPESLVVQKLLARMREARVTHVAMEVSSHGLSTHRLRGTRFDAAIFTNLTQDHLDFHGDMDAYRRAKVRLFDELLPASARSGKSPTAIVNMDDEHGKWFADRSREQGVQTVTFGLSDGVDWQAREVEQRLEGSRFLICGPHEQFAVEIPLLGDFNVSNALAAAVAARTVGLTPDEITAGFGALGHVPGRMQRVEHDGQPTVFVDYAHTPDALERALATLRPLCRGRLMVVFGCGGDRDRDKRAPMGRNAVDGADLVVVTSDNPRTEEPETIISQILEGVGDAPRIELGDLARATTGVWVEPDRAEAIRRILPATGRDDVVLIAGKGHETYQEIGRERVAFDDVEHVRSSVNTSKERV